One region of Oryza glaberrima chromosome 7, OglaRS2, whole genome shotgun sequence genomic DNA includes:
- the LOC127779130 gene encoding uncharacterized protein LOC127779130, with the protein MNPRRRRGADTSLRRLGLRPRRRWPDGAASPHGEPHRLRLRLGVGFPPSLWEKENISPRFDRDEPSHSDSDSNSNSNVGGFYPSTIKRAPHPPPEITKSLNSQNQFAHQTSQIPLPPVLGFAEELLSFHPWRRGGARRPPPPRPSWWPTPLSSRSTSSSASSRARVAPRRARRCCGSSPTGRPWPSASPPTPTSSTASPPPAAAPTSHRGCRPLPRRWISARV; encoded by the coding sequence ATGaatcctcgccggcgacgaggcgccgACACCTCCCTCCGGCGACTGGGTctccgacctcgtcgccggtggccggaCGGGGCAGCCTCGCCGCACGGGGAGCCCCATCGCCTCCGACTCCGTCTCGGAGTCGGATTCCCGCCCTCCTtatgggaaaaagaaaatatctcaCCCCGATTCGATCGCGACGAACCCTCGCACTCCGACTCCGATTCCAATTCCAACTCCAATGTCGGTGGATTTTATCCCTCGACGATAAAAAGGGCGCCACATCCTCCACCCGAGATCACCAAATCTCTCAATTCCCAAAATCAATTCGCGCACCAAACCTCCCAAATCCCTCTCCCACCAGTTCTTGGATTCGCCGAGGAGCTCTTGTCCTtccatccatggcggcggggtggcgcgagacgcccgccgcctccgcggccttCCTGGTGGCCTACACCGCTGTCCTCGCGCtctacctcctcctcggcgtcttCCCGCGCCCGCGTGGCGCCCCGCCGTGCGAGGCGCTGCTGTGGGAGCTCGCCGACTGGGCGGCCGTGGCCgtctgcctcgccgccgacgcctacTTCATCTACTgcatcgcctcctcccgccgccgccccgacgTCCCACCGCGGctgccgccccctcccccgcaGATGGATCTCTGCTAGGGTTTAG
- the LOC127779128 gene encoding proline-rich receptor-like protein kinase PERK3 gives MLRLAVFLLPLAVAAASPAPARGPTACPYNLATATRMIPRECYANATAGQAATGCCWYVFAAYIFAAADHANRTGAAFLPTEPAAACSGAFAARLLSSGLVSPSLLANNGSCDLTGDPGKLAAGSRPCQLATIEAVRAMAPRALPNATRLCAAPGAARAPGVGPGDPGCAACRGAVIATTYEMLASARTKEFVPCGMAATVAVWSRAPPPLERFRAYALCMLQVLENVNSLGTSDLVPSPPPPPASPTTASRPLPSSSSRRNTVAIAVGSASAVVVAVVAVASAALAIVTIRRRRRSTTTAGDVSDDESVASLPPLPREGLYIFTKSELKQATNGYDEKLLLGSGGAGKVYLGRLPSGQRVAIKKIYRSKKVSEFYAEVAVLAKLRHRNLTTLVGYCLGGDHHALVYEYLGGGNLWRALFQGELAWRRRLEVAVDVAEGLAYLHGFREGAVVHRDVKPTNVLLSESGAAKLSDFGVSRIVPEGGTHVSTEVRGTRGYVDPESFSAGHVSEAGDVYSFGVVLLELATGMRAVVPTLSGGAESIVHAAHWAVAQAGGEAGAAAESMVDERLGADWDRPTVRAVFALACRCVRPYKHERPAMGEVLAELKAMVADYTARGGGADRLEASTSSSTATPDPASLPSTSSSVANTEAMATPPRRDS, from the coding sequence ATGCTTCgcctcgccgtcttcctcctcccgctcgccgtggcggcggcgtcgccggcgccggcgagaggcCCCACGGCGTGCCCCTACAACCTCGCCACGGCGACGCGGATGATCCCGCGCGAGTGCTACGccaacgccaccgccggccaGGCCGCCACCGGCTGCTGCTGGTACGTGTTCGCCGCCTacatcttcgccgccgccgaccacgccAACCGCACCGGCGCCGCGTTCCTccccaccgagcccgccgccgcgtgctccgGCGCCTTCGCCGCCAGGCTGCTCTCCTCCGGCCTCGTGTCGCCGTCGCTCCTCGCGAACAACGGGTCGTGCGACCTCACCGGTGACCCGGGGAAGCTCGCGGCGGGCTCGCGGCCGTGCCAGCTCGCCACCATCGAAGCCGTGCGCGCGATGGCGCCGCGCGCGCTGCCGAACGCGACGCGGCTCTGCGCCGCGccgggcgcggcgcgcgcgccggggGTCGGGCCCGGCGACCCCGGCTGCGCCGCGTGCCGCGGCGCGGTGATCGCGACCACCTACGAGATGCTGGCCAGCGCGCGCACCAAGGAGTTCGTGCCGTGCGGGatggccgccaccgtcgccgtctggtcccgcgcgccgccgccgctcgagcgGTTCCGCGCCTACGCGCTCTGCATGCTCCAGGTGCTCGAGAACGTCAACAGCCTCGGCACCAGCGACCtcgtcccctcgccgccgccgccgccggcgtcgccgaccACCGCATCGCGCCCACTCCCAAGCTCCTCCTCGAGAAGGaacaccgtcgccatcgccgtcggctCGGCGTCCGCGGTTGTGGTGGCCGTCGTGGcggtcgcctccgccgcgctgGCAATCGTAACAATCCGTCGCCGGCgtaggtcgacgacgacggcaggtGACGTCAGCGACGACGAGTCGGtggcgtcgctgccgccgctgccgcgcgagGGCCTGTACATCTTCACCAAGTCGGAGCTGAAGCAGGCCACCAATGGCTACGACGAGAAGCTGCTgctgggcagcggcggcgccggcaaggtGTACCTGGGGCGGCTCCCGTCGGGGCAGCGAGTGGCCATCAAGAAGATCTACAGGTCGAAGAAGGTGTCGGAGTTCTACGCGGAGGTGGCCGTGCTCGCCAAGCTCCGGCACCGGAACCTGACGACGCTGGTGGGCTACTGCctcggcggcgaccaccacgCGCTGGTGTACGAGTacctcggcggcggcaacctGTGGCGCGCGCTGTTCCAGGGCGAgctggcgtggcggcggcggctggaggtggcggtggacgTCGCGGAGGGGCTGGCCTACCTGCACGGGTTCCGGGAGGGCGCCGTGGTGCACCGCGACGTGAAGCCGACGAACGTGCTGCTGTCGGAGTCCGGCGCGGCGAAGCTGTCGGACTTCGGGGTGTCGCGGATCGTGCCCGAGGGCGGGACGCACGTGTCGACGGAGGTGCGCGGCACGCGCGGGTACGTCGACCCGGAGAGCTTCTCGGCGGGGCACGTCTCGGAGGCCGGCGACgtctacagcttcggcgtcgtgctgctcgagctcgccacGGGGATGCGCGCCGTCGTGCCCACGCTGTCGGGCGGCGCCGAGTCCATCGTGCACGCCGCGCACTGGGCCGTCGcccaggccggcggcgaggccggcgccgccgcggagtcCATGGTGGACGAGCGCCTCGGCGCCGACTGGGACAGGCCCACCGTGCGCGCCGTGTTCGCGCTCGCGTGCCGGTGCGTGCGCCCATACAAGCACGAGCGCCCCGCGATGGGCGAGGTGCTCGCCGAGCTCAAGGCCATGGTCGCCGACTATAccgcacgaggcggcggcgccgaccgaTTGGAGGCCTCGACGTCATCATCCACCGCCACCCCGGACCCGGCGTCGCTCCCATCGACATCGTCATCCGTGGCGAACACCGAAGCgatggccacgccgccgcggcgcgacaGTTAG